The genomic segment GAAAACTCACATTCTTGAAGGACTTGATGGAATCGCCCGATTTCATACTTGTATTACTCATTGTTCCAAGAAATGAGAACCTACCAATACGTAAACTCTTGGATAATGAAGAAATCGTTGTTGCTGCGAAAATGGCACGATTGAAACCCGTATGCATGAGTATTCGAAAAAACACATAAACAAGAGAGAAGATGAAGTGGCTCCTCCTCAGTTAATGAAAATTAATCGTGTGGGAGAACCGAAGCGTCTTTGCCACCAAAACGCCAAGAATCTCAGCAAGTTGAATGTTTCCGATTTTTACAcaacaataaataaatttaatttaaagttaGGCTGGAGCAGGTCCATTAATATTGAGAGTTGGATTGGGCTTGTTGGGCTAGCTACTCCATCCATTGGAGGCGGGAGGACTCCTTTTACAATTATACTCAGGTTTAGTACTTTGCTTCGCTCGGGTCGATATAGACGAGGCTTGGTTAGCCGAGCACTTGAAGCCATCTCACGTCCCTATTTGAAGTTGGTCCTTACCCTTAACCAAAAAATACAAGCTAGGCCCAAACCTACAAAATGGACTCGAATTTAGACTCAGCTCGATTTGGACCTGGGTCGGTCGGGTCAGGTCGATCTCATGGGGGCATCACAATTGTAGCACGTAGGATATATTTGATGCTATCCTACCTTAAAGCTAAAGGCCGCATCGCTttgcagaaaataaaaaatttgattgaattttCATTATTGCTTTATCCAATGTTCGATTAAAGTTTTTCATACAAATTAGTGTAATACACTATTATCTTAtccaaatatattatatttatactaTTCGTAATTTAACATCTCGTCCATAAGCCAAACAATACCTGAATATATATCCAATTATCCAAAATGAGTTACATCTTATCTTAATTTTAAAGTGGGGCCAATACATTATATCACacgaataataataataacaatcaaTGAATCAATCAATCAATTGTCCAAAAATATCACACATCACCAACCTCGAGTCTCGTGTATGTACATAAATCAAGAAAACTcattgaataataataataaaaaaaattaatcatctTGTTACGTAAAatgtctttattttattttattttatttttttaccaaGCATTCCCATTTTATTGGGAAGGAATAAACTTCGTGATTTGCCAACAATCGTCTCAGGCTCTAGGCCATCCATTCACACAACATTCACAGGTACGTACAAAAAAACCTCCCCCTAGTTTTTCGTGGCAAAAATACAAGTTTCTTGAGTTTGATTCTTTTCATTTCTGGACTTTTGCTAGCTACCCATCATGTGACTCCTAGATAAAATACACACCCTcagttaatatatatatatatatatatatatatatatatatatatatataactgagGGTGTGTATTTTATCTAGGAGTCACATGATTAAATTTTTGAACTTGTTTTCTTTTTTCTGCGTGAGTATTCAATTACAAATTATCGTAAATGCTATCAGTCTAGGTAAGTATTATAATTACCGAGAATTGTTATTGTATATATCGTGTGACACACAATAATAATCAGGGTTTGTCACGAGATACAATTTCCGAAAATAGCATGTCCTTTCGTAATATGAATTCTTCGTTCAAATTTACTCCCAAATAGTTTAGGAACAAGcatgtattttcgtttttgcaGTAAGATCGAGTCCTTTTCGATTTATGATTGAATATTGTATAGTTGATAATAACGGtacaaatgaaaaataaaaaaacgatATTGGTGGAGAGACTACATCCCCCTGTAAATATGCAACTGCGAAATTGGAATTAGGGGTAGAGACACAAGTTTGGAGCTGGAAATGTGGTGGATTGTTTTGTTCTGATGATTAATGCATACATGTGAGTAAGTGGGTACTTGGTGCTTTGTCTCTCAGCAAACGTGACAATTTTATTCTCATTTATCATTTCACACAAGTATTTTCCATGATTTTGTCGCTTAAATTTTGCTCGCATCTTCACGCGTTAGCTTAATTAGTTTGTCGCGATTTAATCGTAACACATAATTCTTGTTCTGGCTCATGTATTTCGATCCGGATATAATTAACATATAATTCGTACCAATAGTCCATGATGAGAAGTGAATTATAATTGAGATTATCAAGCTGGTCATTCCATAATTCTACCGGGACCAGAGACGGATCTACGCTAGGGCTAtactgggctgtagcccagtccaattttttttatttagcgacggttttagcgacggttttttgatAACCGTCGCTACTGTTGCGACGGTGTTAGTACACCGTCGCCGATTggatcggcgacagttttatcaaaagccgtcgcaaatattagcgacggttattgctaaaaccgtcgctaaattattaaaaaataaaaaaaaggtgGATCGGTggttttaattagcgacggtttattcaatagaacatcattaccaGAGACGGATCTACGCTAGGGCTATACTGTGCTGTAGCCCagcccattttttttatttagcgacggttttagcgacggtttttgataaccgtcgctacttttgcgacggttttagtaaacctgtcgccgatgtggatcggcgacagttttatcacaaaccgtcgcaattattagcgacggttattgctaaaaccgtcgctacattattaaaaaataaaaaaaaggtggatcggcggttttaattagtgacggtttattcaatagaacatcattaccactttgatgtttataatgcagcaatagatttcattttgatggagttaaatactcggttcaatgagtcatcggtgaaacttctttctcttagtatagctttagatcctaaaaattcatttgactcatttaacagtgatgatatttgcaagcttgcgaagaagttttatcctggagatttcacagatcaagaaattgttgttttgaagtatgaattgatacatttataaactcgatgtaatgcagaatttaaaggtttctacacttgttgagttgtgtcagcaattgatcgagagtggacggtcaagtgtttatgttatgttgactagattgattcatcttgttttgacattatctgtgtctactgccactattgaacgggctttttcagcaatgaagcatgtgaagacggcacttcgcaataaaatggatgatgactttcttgccgattgtttgacactctatattgaacgagatttagctaaacatattgatgtaaattctattattgatgaattttatgttttaaaatcccgtaaggcacaacttcgttgaacgatataatgtacttttttttttaataatatataacttatcatattgagttcaagcccaccccaactcttattcctggatccgtccctgatcattaccactttgatgtttttaatgcagcaatagattttattttgatggagttaaatactcggtttaatgagtcatcggtgaaacttctttctcttagtatagctttagatcctaaaaattcatttgactcatttaacagtgatgatatttgcaagcttgcgaagaagttttatcctggagatttcacagatcaagaaattgttttTTGAATGCATGATCATTATAAATCATTTATGCAAATTTAAAGTTTCTACACTTGTAGTTGTGTCACATTGAAGAGAGGACGGTCAAGTTTTTTGTTATGTTGATAATTGATTCACTTGTTTTACATATTTGGTCTACTGCCACTATTGCAACGGGCTTTTTACAGCAAGAGCATCGCAAAAAATTGACTTTCTTCCGATGTTTGCCTCTAGAATGAGAATTTATCATTGATgtaaattttgatgattttatttttaaaatcccGAGCCAATTCGTTGACGATATaagacttttttttttaatatatattttacatATATTCAAGCCCACCAACCTTATTCCTGGTCGTCCCTGACCGGGACCATAATTACCCTGTTCatgaaaataatttcatttACTGGACTCATGAAAATAATATCACAAGCAAGTGAGAAGATGAAGTGATCGATTACGCTTAGTTAATGATGGAATAAAATAAGGATACGTACTGTGAGACGGAgataaaagaatttaaatgtcGTTTTTGAAATATGCGATTCGGAATGATGTTCTTGCTTATAACATATCTGTTTGTTGCAAGACATATATAGAACGTACGTCCTGTCAAATGGCTCCAAACACATCTCACGGGGGATTAATGATCTCTCTCTAGATAAAGCCCCTTCTTATCTTCAGCTTTGTCACATGATATTTATCTTCCCCGCCTAGCCcgtacacatatatataacagTATATTGCATAAAACTAATGTGATGTACTTGTTGATTTACCAAACTGCCTTACTTTCTATGTACTAATTagcatattatttaataatttttatatatgtgAGTGGTTTCCTGATACTAAGAAATCTTGATTAAACACATTTAAATAACTGTTAGTAAAATCCAAGAATAGTACTGATAATGAAATCCATTCAACTATGttctcaaaaaaataaaataaaataaaattccacTGAACTATCTTTAGCATATCCATTTAGCTAGCTAGCTAGGAGCTAGCTGCTGGtcaatgaataataataataatagcattttatcatatatttttcataatttatgaTGGGGAGGGCAGAATTGTCATTATCAGACGTAAAAAATCTCGAGTGATAAATTTTGTGGTAGTCATGCAGTCCGAACAGACAGCTATAAGATGAATTCGAGAGTTCATCTTTCCTTATATGAAAGCCTTCAATTCCCTTATCACTTTAGTCTCTCTTattgtgaagaagaagaagaagaataaaATGGATTCCAGGCCGGAGGAAAACAACTCGTTTCAGTTTAACAAACTGCGACATATGCACGTTGATGTACGTATTCTTCACGACTCTTCATCAATTTATATGTAAAACCTTTCTTCTAAATATGTGACATTTCAATAGGTACTAGCTGTCTGAATTGCCGTAATATTATTAATCATTTGTTTGTTTTGCAGGTGAATACAGCATCAATCGTGGTAGATGCATCCAAATACATAAAAAAGTTGAAGGAAAGGGTAGAAAAACTTGATAAAGAGATCGCTGTTTTGCAAAGCTCAAACGACCAGAAGAAATCCTTACCTTCTGTATGCGGTTTATGCTCAAGAACTAACAAATTATTGTACTAGTTTCGGTGGATAATGTTTCCAAAGTTCATAAATTTCTGCAGGTTAAAGTTGAAACCCTAGAAAAAGGGTTCAGAATAAAGGTATTCTCAGAGAAGACTTGTCCAGGTTTGCTTGTGGCCTTGCTAGAAGCGTTTGAGGAGCTGGGCCTTGAAGTCCTCGACGCTACTGTTTCTTGTGCCCACAACTTTAGTCTTGAAGCCATCAGCGAGGTGAATATATATCATAtctatttttatcttttttGATTCTCTGAATTACGAAAGCTACACCACTCATCTTGACCACAATTATCATATTCAGAGTGTGGGGTTTTTGTTTTAACGTAGATTCAAACTCATACAAAAGCTACACCACTCATCTTGACCACAATATATATCATGGATCCAACATGATTGATTTCCTTTCATGGTGGTATTATAGAGAGATGCAATGTGTGTTCCTGCATTTTAAACATTGTATCCAATTTATTGAATTCTAATTTCTTCCTAAATCTAATGGATCCGATAAAAAGAACTGAAATATATGCTAACGAATGTATGAACAAAGACAATGTGTGTacatataaaacaacaattaattattaattagtatTAAGTTGATTGCAGGGTGATGGGCAATTTGATGATAGCATAGATGCCCAGGTGGTAAAACAAGCTGTGTTGCAAGCTATCAGGAGTTGGAATCAAAATAGCGAGCAAGAATAatgttttgtttgtttttttgggGGCTAATTTTAATGTTAGCGAGGTTTAATATAATGAAAGGAGAAGAAGATAAAGTCTTGTTGCCAAGCCTctatttacttattattgattGATTCTATTCCATGTATACCTATTGAAACTTAATTAACTAATACATCTTGCTAGTAATTGCTATATAAATTTGTATTTCAattatgtttgttgttgtggaaaaAAAAAGTCGAAAAGCAAATTTCATCGGTTAATTGATTAAAACTGATATTTgatcgatttttttttatggTCGGTATCCTGTGAGATGGCTCGATCTATATTTGAAGTGGAACTGATAATTTtggcataaaaataataatttttattaggTCGGGTCGGATTAGAGACATGTCTCAGAAAATTAATCAGTGAGACGATTTCATAAGAGTTTCTacgtttttttaattaaaaatatagaaCTCTGatcatttcattatttttaaaaaaaaatggcgTACACGATAACGAAgatattgatttttaatcattCACTTATCATATATTTGGTGTGTATGATTAAAATTGTGAAAGACTCGTTCAGCCCTACCATAGGCATTATTATCCTCTTGTTGTGGTTATATTAATAATTTGGGAGAGAAGATATGctttttgattaatttaaatttttctttaatatctttaaagtttaaaataatgataaattcaataaatttagtaatatttaaatataatttttaatttgactAATATTATaagtaatttaattattattaatcatattttaatcatcatcatcattaatattattattattatttttaaccgTAATATTTTAATTGTTACTGAACGTTGTTTAATATTCAATTTGGTATTACTATTTAATTAACACAATAAATGcatatttgtattattattaatttttttataatattaattgaTTTTTTAGTTGTTTTCGGAAATTGGATCGAAATTAgtgaaattttaataaataatataatatttagttttaaatacaattttttaaatagattaattctagaaatttatttatttattcatgcattttaaaatacattactaataatatatatatatatatatatgatgagGGCATTTCAGTAATTATAATGTAATTAACTAAAATAATCAAACAATTTAAAACCATGTCAAGCATCATATAATTTATCACGTACAATGTATTATTTATCCTTACCTTTCATTATAATtacttttattatatattatttatttatcatatcACATTAACCAAAAGATGTCAACATTTTTTTTCCATTCGTGATTCTAAATCCACTAAGGGTGCTTCTAGATATTCAAATTTTTTGAATTGTTTCgatgaattaaattcaaatgaatttcaaatcatattaatataataagtttaaatatttttaatagcaaatgtgataaaaattcaaatagatACACTTTGGATATCAtttaaattcattaaaaaatcCCAGAGAATTTACAATTTTGATCATGGCGTTGGTCGTCATTTCACGACCTTAGTTtacaaaatttcaattttagttatttttcatttaagtGTTGACTGAAAATAGAATATCACCAATTTTTGGCGTCACATTATCAATTTCCCTCATTTTGTCGTCATTTTTCGGTAGCATGTGCGCAGTACTCTGATGAAAAAgaagataattgaaaaaaaatgaaaattagtgCAGTAAGACCATTGAATTAACTAACAAAATGAAAAATGAACAACATGTATGTTACAGGAtcaaaattttagtttttatttaaaatcattttttcAAATCAAACCCTTAATTAAGTCCAATCAAATGCAGAAATTCAAATGCAACCTAATTGGTTTGAAAATGAATATCCTTTGTCGGTAGAGTATTTGGGCTTCCAAGTATCAAAATTGTCGACATTGGCCAAACATGCGAACTAATATTATTTATACGGAAATTAATGTATTCATAAAACACGGTCATGATTTGAACCAATATCTGCGTAATGGAGAACAATCTACGTTATCTAAGGTATTTCTGAAAGATGGCCAAGGGCCAAGAACATAGATAaagaatatatatttgtgtGCCTGGTCCTATTGTAGCTGCAGCAAATTGTAGCTACGGCAACATTCAAAACAGTTGTCTTCGAACGTACTCTTTAACCATAtgacttttaacaacggttttaaaaatctACAACGACGGTTTTTTACCGTCgtctttaacaacggttttacaagacTTACGAAAAcgatttttcaccgttgtctttaacttttttttttgtagtgttaATTTCTCTATGAGTCAGCCAAAAATTCTTATTGTGCGTTGGTTGAAACCAGTGCCAAACACATTTAATTTGTAGATCGATCAAGTTTTCAATATATATTAACATTTATTTCATTGGAAATTCCAGATGTAGGTTGTGTATcgtttttaatttatatatcgaTCAAGCTTTCAATGAATATTAACTCTGATTGGATTTTCTTGTTCCACATTTTCCATATTTCAATTGTTTCTTACCTCACCATTATTAGTACTAATAAAGTATTTACTGATATTTCTAGTATGCTAATTTGAATAATGCTTCTTCtctgtatatttttttttttgaggttGAGATAAATGGTTTTGCGTCATAGTTTatagattatatatgtatgCGCGCATTGAATGCATGTccattcgattttttttaacaagtactcttgttaaaaaaagtgaaactaaaattcaaatattaaaaataaaatttaaatttttttattttgaataagtttttagattttttccacataaatttaattttttatgcaaaaagaagaagaaagaaataTGGGGCTAAAAAGAAGAAAGAATGGCATGTTGGAGATTCTAAAAATCACTCCAAGAGAATACTTGTTTCTATTATGACTCAAGTATTATATATAGTATATATTTGCTATTGAAGTATGCAAACTCGAATATATTTTTCGAACaacttatatttaattattttaatagaaAGAATATGCTAAAACTAAAATATAATTTCGAAAATACCTATACGTATACTTATGAATAACTCTATGATTAAACTCATGAAAAATTTACCAGGATTCGTCAATATAACTCCAACATGTACCCAAAAGATCAAAGTTAATATCCCAAGGATAAAAAAAGATACAATCATTGATTTTCCAAGTAAATGATTGAAATTATATACAAATGAGTTCAGAGGGAAAAGTGTttccaaatatatatttaattattgaattagaaCTGCAAGATTTTTTAGGGTTCTAAAGATATAAATATAGAGGATTTAAGTTTGAGATTTTTGACTAAATCTTATATAAAAATCTGTATTATGTAGTTAGGTTTTGGGTTGAATTGCTTCGATTGTGTATACATGGAATTTTTTGTGTGATTAATAAATCAAAAAAATCTATTGGACTTGAACTTCAAACACGCAAAAGAACAAGTAAACAAACATAAAGGTCAAAGTTAGCAATAAAATTTTAATCCTAAAACCTTATTTTCTCCAATAAAAATTTGACTTCTttaaattctttattttgttttattttcattttttaacaAAACTTAGAACATGGCCAACCAATCGAGCTGCAATATACGACCATGCATATAGTTAGTTATACGTTGAAATGCTAGAAAGGgtccaaaataaattccagggaccattaaataaataattttacacCAACGTGGTTCTAATTAGTTGGATGCAATAATTATCCGTGTAATAGAACAATCAAAACGTGAttcttgaatttttatatgatttaaaaatatctgaGTTGCACAGTTACCACAATCTAAagtttttggtaaaacgacagTCGCATATTCCTACAATTGTTAATCAAAGCCAATGTTACGAGTTTATTTCTTATTGATTGCAATAAATACAATTATTGAGAGATAGATATTCGGGTACAATAATTGTCTGTACTGGATAGAGTAATCGACTGGTGTACGATTTAAAAAATATTCGAATTACACGATTACATCTAGCTATAGTTTTTGTTAAAACGACAAATATTACATCTACATAATAATTGTTAGAGAGAGGAAAAAAAGAGAAATACCGTGATTAAAGATGTGGTATATGTGAACATgattattataaattattaaatgacTAATAATCAACGGTCAACAAAATTACATGAAACAGCATTGAGATTGTCTACATCAATgtacaaaaattaattttattagcCTTTGGTTTCTTATTAGATTTGTACATACAATATATTTGTGTGTATGGAAAACTAATGAACAAAAAGAAAGTCTTGCAAGTATGTAATCGAGCGAGCAGTGAAGTTAATTGGATTGTCGGATTAATTAATCTCGATAAATCTTTAGTACCAATTGATCATGGGGAAGAATATTTTAGTGttttattgattttaaaataGCCCAAAAAAAGTATTTCCTTGTACATAATGTCATAAAAAATTAAACCGAAAAataaagattgtcctaaggcCGATATTCTCGAGTTATACTATTCGAGGGGCCATGATGACTGATTTTGGACCTCCCAATGATTCTTTGCTCGTGCATGGAGGTTTTCATCGGCTTGTGGCTGACACGTGAGTCCAGGTTTCAGACgttataattattaaatattatttaaacttattttaaaaattaaaaaaaatacatgtcATGCGACGTGAAACAacaattgatttatttcatataAAAGTGGTTTGTACTTCAAATTTatgtatttatgtattattatacatacatgtatgtatatattatatattattattattaagatTAGAACTTTGAATCGAACTCAAtctcaaaagctagctcaaaggGGACGATTGTCCAAGactatatatacaactcccaagTATTTTACCCAACCGATGTGGGATAACTAACATatatcatattaaataattgttatcGATATTTTACTATACAGATACATTCTTTTTTATATACTGACGGTcttgtgcattgatatataatataatataaaaatataatagtagaatcttaaaaaatttattcatgTGGAAAAGTTAATATTCATATTCACCTTTCATTTACATGAAACTTTGAAAGCAAAAaggatatttatatatatatatatatatatatatatatatatatatatatatatatatatatatatatatatatatatatattgcaattGGGATAGTTGTAGGAGAAAAAACACGAGGATAGTGTGAAAAAGAAAATAGGTATTGTTGGGAAAGTTAATTTTCAAATTGCATTTCTTAACTAGTGGAATTGATAAAAGTAATCTTAGGATTAAACTATATCCTATGATCCCCACAGCCCACCCAAAAAGCTAGCTATAGCTAACGAGAATATTGGAGGTAGGTGGTGCTCAGAAGAAGACGAATTAGCGTGTGGGCTCATCCACGAAAATTCATGCATGCTTTGTCCAATTAATCTTTGCAAAACCGTGTTtcttaaatttttaataaaacgaCATTCCAAAATTGTCAAATAATCCGACTTCGTAGTTTCTAaagttcaacatatgatttacCGAACATGAAAAAGATCCCTTTTTCTAGAGGATTTGTTGAAACCTAATTTTCGTTAGTGATTACAATTGACTTGATTTGATCTTTTCAATGTTGCTTAATGTTGACGAAAAATAATTATCAATGATAATATCATGCATCGTCTTAAATCTCTCAACACAATTATTGTCATTAGGAGTCCAATCTATTAGTTTTTTCCAAGTTTTAGTTATAGTTCATTAAGTTAATCTTTATTGGTACGTACTTTTTATTCCTTTTATGTCCAACGCATGTCAGCAATTCCGGTGTCACATCATCAATTCTTGATATCGCGTtatcatttttaaatatcgcgTTAACACTATAATTGAAAACGACTAAAAGTGAGAACAAAGACCAATTTATTGGACTAGAGATTTAATTTTGTAAACTAATTACTAgactaaaaattattaaatgtatACAAAGTTATATGaccaaaattataatttttttcgaatattaaatattatgttttatatgtACTGCATGTGATTAGTAATCGAGAAATGATTTAACTATGTTGATTTGAAGAAGTTTCCTTGCGACCATAGTGCCTGCAGGCTGCACATCTGTAAATCAACCTACCAAGATTCTCGTTCTTTCTCCATTCACACTCGAGGAAGACAAAATTTCCAGTTGAATATAAAACTTACTGATAAAACATTCACCGGAAGATAACTTTAACGTGTATATTTTTGTTCAGTTAGGCCTTGCTAAATGTAATTGAAGGGGATATATagaaataaaacacaaaaaaatttaTGCGTGTTTTcgaattaattaataatcaacAACGATATGATGTGATGCCCTGGCGACTTCTGAATATATGAAGCAATCTTTTTCTTGATCGAGCTATGATGgttgaaatattaaaaatttcaaaGGCCCTAATCCTAGTGTGTTCTGTTATAGAGACCAGATGGAACACAAAGTTGTTGGCTTTCGCTGTCACGGATGAATCTTTTGAATAATCCATTTCCATGTGGAAATCTTGACGTAGTATTGGCATTGGAATACTACACACTAACACACCTATGGCCAACTATAAATATGTGTAGTAGCAAGTGACTAATGAACCACAACAACACAATAATTGTCGACAGAAACATAAAACTCTCCGTTTCTGTGATACAATTACTTTATTTAGTCATGGTGGCTACAAAGATTAATTCCTATTTTTCAATCCTAGTTCTACTCCTCCTAACGGGAGCATGTAGCGCGCAGTTGTCAGCGAATTTCTACTCTTCAACATGTCCTAATCTCCTCTCTATTATTAAGACAGCCGTAACCTCGGCGGTGACCACAGAGGCTCGCATGGGCGCATCGTTGCTTCGTCTCCATTTTCACGATTGCTTTGTCAATGTAAGCTCTATTTTCATACGACAGCTTGTTATAGTCAAATACTCAAATTACCTTAGCAAACGAACTATGTCATGCGTGTAATATTTCTAATTATTTGAAACTGCATGCATGCAGGGATGCGATGCATCGGTTTTACTGGATGATAACGCGACTTTTACTGGAGAGCAGACCGCCGGTCCGAATGTGAATTCGTTAAGAGGGTTTGATGTGATCGACACCATTAAAACTCAAGTTGAAAGTTCCTGTCCTCAAGTGGTTTCTTGCGCTGATATTTTGGCTGTTGCAGCACGAGATAGCG from the Primulina eburnea isolate SZY01 chromosome 3, ASM2296580v1, whole genome shotgun sequence genome contains:
- the LOC140828215 gene encoding uncharacterized protein isoform X2; amino-acid sequence: MKAFNSLITLVSLIVKKKKKNKMDSRPEENNSFQFNKLRHMHVDVNTASIVVDASKYIKKLKERVEKLDKEIAVLQSSNDQKKSLPSVKVETLEKGFRIKVFSEKTCPGLLVALLEAFEELGLEVLDATVSCAHNFSLEAISELIAG
- the LOC140828215 gene encoding transcription factor bHLH93-like isoform X1, which translates into the protein MKAFNSLITLVSLIVKKKKKNKMDSRPEENNSFQFNKLRHMHVDVNTASIVVDASKYIKKLKERVEKLDKEIAVLQSSNDQKKSLPSVKVETLEKGFRIKVFSEKTCPGLLVALLEAFEELGLEVLDATVSCAHNFSLEAISEGDGQFDDSIDAQVVKQAVLQAIRSWNQNSEQE